The following proteins are encoded in a genomic region of Saccharopolyspora antimicrobica:
- a CDS encoding glyoxalase superfamily protein: MDEEVIPILHVADAAAAVAWYRRLGFGKEWEHRFEPGLPAFVEIARGRVRLFLSEHSGDARPDTLIYLRVRDVDAIAAEFAVPVEEAPWAREVELRDPDGNRLRIGTPVA; the protein is encoded by the coding sequence GTGGACGAGGAAGTCATCCCGATCCTGCACGTCGCGGACGCCGCGGCGGCCGTCGCCTGGTACCGGCGGCTCGGGTTCGGCAAGGAGTGGGAGCACCGGTTCGAGCCCGGCCTCCCGGCGTTCGTCGAGATCGCTCGCGGCCGGGTGCGGTTGTTCCTGTCCGAGCACAGCGGCGACGCCCGGCCGGACACCCTGATCTACCTGCGCGTGCGCGATGTCGACGCGATCGCCGCGGAGTTCGCCGTGCCGGTCGAGGAAGCGCCGTGGGCGCGGGAGGTCGAGCTCCGCGATCCCGACGGCAACCGCCTGCGCATCGGCACTCCCGTGGCCTGA
- a CDS encoding (d)CMP kinase, with amino-acid sequence MSVGPAVLDGLVRRAKAAPRLGTTRLVIIDGPAGSGKTTLADQLAEALSAQIVHMDDLYDGWNGMLAGVDRLGRQVLEPMAAGRDGRYQRYDWHAGEYAEWHDVPQAEHLIVEGCGAGARRFDGLSTLLVWVEDGEALRLTRTVARDGEGARDHLRAWMAAERAVYQAEGTARRADVRLDGWGAVTWPATGL; translated from the coding sequence GTGAGCGTTGGTCCTGCAGTGCTTGACGGGCTCGTGCGGAGGGCGAAGGCGGCGCCGCGGCTCGGGACGACGCGGCTGGTGATCATCGACGGGCCCGCTGGATCCGGCAAGACGACGCTCGCCGACCAGCTCGCCGAGGCGTTGTCCGCGCAGATCGTGCACATGGACGACCTCTACGACGGGTGGAACGGCATGCTCGCCGGGGTGGACCGGCTCGGGCGGCAGGTGCTCGAACCGATGGCCGCCGGGCGGGACGGCCGCTACCAGCGCTACGACTGGCACGCGGGCGAATACGCCGAGTGGCACGACGTTCCGCAGGCCGAGCACCTGATCGTCGAAGGCTGTGGTGCCGGAGCCCGGCGGTTCGACGGCCTCAGCACGCTGCTGGTGTGGGTGGAAGACGGGGAAGCGTTGCGCCTGACGCGCACGGTGGCGCGCGACGGTGAGGGCGCGAGAGACCACCTGCGCGCTTGGATGGCCGCGGAGCGGGCGGTCTACCAGGCTGAGGGCACGGCCCGCCGGGCCGATGTCCGGCTCGATGGGTGGGGAGCGGTCACCTGGCCCGCAACAGGTCTGTGA